In a genomic window of Nodosilinea sp. E11:
- the trxA gene encoding thioredoxin — MATKQQFQSFEDLLSKAEGPVLVDFYATWCGPCQMMSGILATVSSQLKGQLKIVKIDTDKYPQIASQHRIAALPTLVLFKAGQPIDRIEGVLPAEQLIARLQLHLT, encoded by the coding sequence ATGGCAACTAAACAGCAGTTTCAAAGCTTTGAAGATCTTCTGTCAAAAGCTGAAGGTCCTGTTTTGGTCGACTTTTATGCCACCTGGTGTGGTCCATGCCAGATGATGTCGGGCATCTTGGCTACTGTCAGTAGCCAGCTTAAAGGCCAGCTTAAAATCGTTAAAATTGATACCGATAAGTATCCGCAAATTGCTTCTCAGCATCGGATTGCAGCTCTACCGACTCTAGTGTTGTTCAAAGCGGGACAACCTATAGACCGGATTGAAGGCGTTCTGCCTGCTGAGCAACTCATAGCTCGGCTACAGCTTCACCTCACCTAA